The proteins below come from a single Mya arenaria isolate MELC-2E11 chromosome 6, ASM2691426v1 genomic window:
- the LOC128236437 gene encoding WW domain-containing oxidoreductase-like, whose amino-acid sequence MGGQPSHVISPMPIGKTVIITGGNTGIGYEVAKGVAMLGAKVILAVRTEERGKSALAKMKADYEERKKGGDCYDIVVRDELDVQYHICDLTSLKSTMQFISWFKSTGLQLSVLVCNACTYSLSEVLTEDQWESTYQVNYLAHFLMISEFLPAVCASDVECRIVIISSQNHMQAEFDPEYAASSRMKKFDGFNSYANCKLFQIQLMYSLDKVLEHHPHIDVLSVDRGKLDAMAFPNSDASSQGFSCQMSCLKCCGGMRDDRPGADTVIFAALDPALQGLSRGYFLRPRDKARFPSRQARNKELQDFLWKCTIENLSNYLSGEALKILAEKS is encoded by the exons ATGGGTGGGCAACCTAGCCATGTGATCTCGCCGATGCCAATCGGGAAAACTGTGATCATCACTGGAGGAAATACGG GTATAGGCTATGAGGTTGCTAAGGGCGTTGCCATGCTGGGAGCAAAGGTGATTCTGGCTGTTCGCACAGAAGAGAGGGGAAAATCA GCATTGGCGAAGATGAAAGCTGATTACGAGGAACGGAAGAAGGGAGGTGACTGTTACGACATAGTGGTCCGTGACGAGTTAGATGTACAGTATCACATTTGTGACCTCACATCGCTCAAGTCCACCATGCAGTTTATCTCGTGGTTCAAGAGCACGGGTCTCCAACTCAGTGTGCTCGTATGTAACGCCTGCACATACTCTCTCTCAGAAG TATTGACAGAGGACCAATGGGAGAGCACATATCAGGTCAACTACCTCGCCCACTTCCTCATGATCTCCGAGTTTCTCCCTGCAGTGTGTGCGTCTGACGTGGAGTGCCGTATTGTGATCATCTCATCCCAAAACCACATGCAGGCCGAGTTTGACCCTGAGTACGCTGCTTCCAGTCGCATGAAGAAGTTTGACGGGTTCAACAGCTATGCCAATTGTAAACTGTTCCAG ATCCAGCTGATGTACAGCCTGGACAAGGTGTTGGAGCACCACCCTCACATTGATGTGCTGTCTGTGGACCGAGGCAAGCTTGACGCCATGGCCTTCCCCAACAGTGATGCATCTTCACAAGGCTTCTCCTGCCAGATGTCCTGCCTCAAGTGCTGTG GTGGGATGAGGGATGATCGCCCAGGAGCAGACACAGTGATCTTTGCAGCTCTGGACCCAGCACTGCAGGGGCTCAGTCGGGGCTACTTCCTGCGACCCCGGGATAAGGCTCGTTTCCCGAGTAGGCAGGCTAG